From the Acidobacteriota bacterium genome, one window contains:
- the pyrR gene encoding bifunctional pyr operon transcriptional regulator/uracil phosphoribosyltransferase PyrR has product MTSSEIERTLIHLAHEIVEKTEERLDLTLIGVRRRGELLAGRLSEKIRQLTKVEVPVGSLDVELYRDDRPITGRALKDSRRTGHPSQIPFSITGKDVLLVDDVLFTGRTTRAALEAIFDHGRPRRVRLCVLIDRGHRELPIEASFVGKRVMVGPQELIEVKLAEEDQVEKVVLLDKS; this is encoded by the coding sequence ATGACCAGCTCGGAGATTGAGCGGACGCTCATCCATCTGGCACATGAAATTGTGGAGAAGACCGAGGAGCGCCTCGATCTGACGCTGATCGGAGTACGTCGACGTGGCGAGTTGCTGGCGGGGCGGCTGAGTGAGAAAATTCGTCAGTTGACCAAGGTGGAAGTTCCGGTAGGCAGCCTTGATGTCGAGCTATACCGCGACGACCGACCTATCACGGGCCGCGCCTTGAAGGATTCCAGGCGAACCGGCCACCCTTCCCAGATACCTTTTTCCATTACTGGCAAGGACGTGCTGCTGGTGGACGATGTGCTGTTCACCGGGCGAACCACTCGCGCGGCGCTGGAGGCCATCTTCGATCACGGTCGTCCGCGCCGGGTGCGGCTCTGTGTGCTGATTGACCGCGGGCATCGTGAGCTGCCCATTGAAGCCAGCTTTGTGGGCAAGCGTGTCATGGTGGGGCCGCAAGAATTGATTGAAGTGAAGCTGGCCGAAGAAGATCAGGTCGAGAAAGTCGTCCTGCTCGATAAGAGCTAA